One region of Oryza sativa Japonica Group chromosome 5, ASM3414082v1 genomic DNA includes:
- the LOC4339078 gene encoding probable methyltransferase PMT23, whose product MAVPTSDQRKRRPFLLSLSLFLLVSALLALAFLFLDPSAQSLSVLSSRLTAPTTTLAPPAVVAGGAEAGESADATEKAEETASRPDDTAAAVNADAAAGEGGGSSESPRLDADKGAAATEGVADDDGGGGGDEPAAKVRWETCRPGRGVSSADYIPCLDNMRAIKALRSRRHMEHRERHCPVAPRPRCLVRVPSGYRSPVPWPRSRDMIWYNNVPHPKLVEYKKDQNWVTKSGDYLVFPGGGTQFKTGVTRYIQFIEQIMPTIQWGTHTKTVLDVGCGVASFGGYLLDRNVITMSFAPKDEHEAQIQFALERGIPAFLAVIGTQKLPFPDEAFDVVHCARCRVHWYANGGKPLLELNRVLRPGGYYIWSATPVYRQEKRDQDDWNAMVKLTKSICWRTVVKSEDSNGIGVVVYQKPASNSCYLERRTNEPPMCSKKDGPRFPWYAPLDTCISSSIEKSSWPLPWPERLNARYLNVPDDSSSTDEKFDVDTKYWKHAISEIYYNDFPVNWSSTRNVMDMNAGYGGFAAALVDKPLWVMNVVPVGQPDTLPVIFNRGLIGVYHDWCESFNTYPRTYDLLHMSYLLGSLTNRCDIMEVAAEIDRILRPDRWFVLRDTTEMIKKMRPVLKSLHYETVVVKQQFLVAKKGFWRSGK is encoded by the exons ATGGCCGTGCCCACCTCCGACCAGCGCAAGCGGcggcccttcctcctctcgctgtcgctcttcctcctcgtctccgcgctcctcgccctcgccttcctcttcctcgaccCCTCCGCGCAATCCCTCTCCGTCCTCTCCTCCCGCCTCACCGCCCCTACTACGACGCTCGCGCCTCccgcggtcgtcgccggcggcgccgaagcCGGGGAGAGCGCCGACGCAACCGAAAAAGCCGAAGAGACCGCATCGCGACCagacgacaccgccgccgccgtcaacgCCGACGCTGCAGCAGGGGAAGGTGGTGGAAGTAGCGAGTCGCCACGGCTCGATGCGGAtaagggcgccgccgccacggaggGAGTGgcggatgacgacggcggcggtggcggggacgagCCGGCGGCGAAGGTGAGGTGGGAGACTTGCAGGCCGGGGAGAGGGGTGTCGTCGGCGGACTACATCCCGTGCCTCGACAACATGAGGGCGATCAAGGCGCTGCGCTCGAGGCGCCACATGGAGCACCGGGAGCGCCACTGCCCCGTGGCGCCGCGGCCCAGGTGCCTGGTGCGGGTGCCCTCCGGGTACCGGTCGCCCGTGCCGTGGCCGCGCAGCCGTGACATG ATTTGGTACAACAATGTTCCTCACCCTAAATTGGTGGAGTATAAGAAGGACCAAAACTGGGTAACAAAATCTGGTGACTATCTTGTCTTCCCTGGAGGTGGAACTCAATTCAAAACTGGCGTTACAAGATACATTCAGTTTATTGAACAG ATAATGCCCACCATTCAATGGGGAACACACACAAAAACTGTCCTGGATGTTGGATGTGGTGTTGCCAGCTTTGGTGGATACTTGCTTGACAGGAACGTCATTACCATGTCATTTGCCCCAAAGGATGAGCATGAAGCTCAGATACAGTTTGCATTAGAACGTGGTATTCCAGCATTTCTAGCTGTTATTGGAACACAAAAACTTCCTTTCCCTGATGAGGCATTTGATGTTGTCCACTGTGCAAGGTGCAGGGTCCATTGGTATGCGAATG GTGGAAAACCATTGTTGGAGCTTAACAGAGTTCTCAGGCCTGGAGGATATTACATTTGGTCTGCAACCCCTGTCTACCGTCAAGAAAAAAGAGATCAAGATGACTGGAATG CAATGGTTAAACTTACCAAATCAATCTGTTGGAGAACAGTGGTAAAATCTGAAGATAGTAATGGAATTGGTGTTGTCGTATATCAAAAACCAGCATCAAACTCTTGCTACCTGGAGAGAAGGACAAATGAACCCCCTATGTGTTCTAAGAAAGATGGGCCCCGTTTTCCTTG GTACGCTCCTCTTGATACATGCATTTCCAGTTCAATTGAAAAGAGCAGCTGGCCCCTTCCTTGGCCTGAAAGACTTAATGCCAGATATCTAAATGTGCCTGATGATTCTTCAAGTACCGACGAGAAGTTTGATGTTGATACGAAGTATTGGAAACATGCCATTTCAGAAATATACTATAATGATTTTCCAGTTAATTGGTCATCCACCCGCAATGTAATGGACATGAATGCTGGTTATGGAGG TTTTGCAGCAGCACTTGTTGATAAACCATTATGGGTAATGAATGTTGTTCCGGTCGGTCAGCCCGATACTTTGCCAGTTATTTTCAACAGAGGCCTTATTGGGGTATATCATGATTGGTGTGAATCTTTCAACACGTACCCACGGACCTATGATCTCCTTCACATGAGCTATCTTCTTGGAAGTCTTACAAATAG GTGTGACATCATGGAGGTAGCAGCTGAAATAGACAGGATATTGAGACCTGACAGATGGTTTGTGTTGAGAGACACCACAGAAATGATAAAAAAGATGCGGCCAGTTCTCAAGTCCCTGCACTACGAAACTGTAGTTGTCAAACAGCAATTTCTTGTTGCTAAAAAGGGTTTCTGGCGTTCTGGCAAGTGA
- the LOC4339079 gene encoding ribonuclease MRP protein subunit POP4, whose protein sequence is MSTISDQKKRTLEALQQRYAAAKAKKLQDKPRCQTRNKDSAPKPNLDASRKGKAPDFIPSRTSAPFPSKKGLAISSSSASSGGETNPVYSELSFAPHDNLLQRSISDLDSMDVVHNVVYDIIQKGGDAGKITKGAKKLKLEKGILLDNYVHRGPRLVDAQAKSLLIHSKRSKRHMSLKQHKKCGSFDLPETLRKFDLYKPMHEMWKEYITELTKSTPKKQLSETLLSADLHGALVIVAECKSASSYQGVCGIMIRDTAETFGIISDDNRFRVVPKAGSVFILQADCWKVTLIGDKLSPREKLKENQRQQRVQAQIR, encoded by the exons ATGTCAACTATTTCCGATCAGAAGAAACGGACCTTAGAAGCCCTTCAACAACGTTATGCTGCTGCAAAAGCTAAGAAACTGCAAGACAAGCCTAGGTGTCAGACAAGGAATAAAGATAGTGCGCCCAAGCCCAATCTTGATGCATCAAGGAAAGGCAAAGCTCCAGATTTCATTCCATCTCGAACTTCTGCTCCGTTTCCTTCAAAAAAAG GTCTAGCAATCTCCAGTTCTTCTGCTTCCTCAG GTGGAGAAACCAATCCTGTATACTCTGAACTTTCATTTGCTCCACATGATAATTTGCTCCAAAGAAGCATTTCG GATTTGGACAGTATGGATGTTGTGCACAATGTTGTTTATGACATAATTCAGAAAGGTGGAGATGCTGGAAAAATTACCAAGGGAGCCAAAAAGTTAAAGCTGGAAAAAGGGATTCTGCTGGATAACTATGTTCACAGGGGTCCTAGATTAGTTGATGCACAGGCAAAATCTTTGTTAATTCATTCAAAGCGATCAAAAAGGCACATGTCACTTAAGCAACATAAGAAATGTGGGTCATTTGATTTACCTGAGACACTCCGCAA GTTTGACCTCTACAAGCCAATGCATGAGATGTGGAAAGAGTATATCACAGAGCTTACCAAAAGCACACC GAAAAAGCAGTTATCTGAAACCCTCCTCTCAGCAGATCTTCATGGGGCTCTTGTAATAG TGGCAGAATGCAAATCAGCCTCTTCTTATCAAGGCGTATGCGGCATCATGATTCGCGATACTGCAGAGACTTTTGGAATCATATCAGATGACAATCGCTTCCGAG TTGTGCCAAAAGCTGGGTCAGTTTTCATCCTCCAAGCAGACTGTTGGAAGGTCACGCTGATCGGTGACAAACTGTCACCCAGGGAGAAGCTGAAGGAGAACCAGCGTCAGCAGCGAGTGCAGGCACAGATCAGATAG